A section of the Drosophila sechellia strain sech25 chromosome 3L, ASM438219v1, whole genome shotgun sequence genome encodes:
- the LOC6610153 gene encoding nucleosome-remodeling factor subunit NURF301 isoform X7, with product MSGRGSRKRGRPPKTPNERASGRFNYQLLKKPKYLSEGKSQPSTPSASRGISPQSDEGSRSSHNNHTNRSRGSAAKRGRGRKSAVQPNTSSYSGRKGYESEYHYGSDFGDSEEDKSDNEDDMLLTPSDDESLEVANESESEFSVCSFNQNGVGRPPRPPSPEPVWLQEGRQYAALDLPDSSEDLFIANTHVLRALSIYEVLRRFRHMVRLSPFRFEDLCAALACEEQSALLTEVHIMLLKAILREEDAQGTHFGPLDQKDTVNISLYLIDSITWPEVLRSYVESDKTFDRNVFQILSQTEYPYTGIDNRLEVLQFLSDQFLTSNSIRDVMLQEGPIHYDDHCRVCHRLGDLLCCETCPAVYHLECVDPPMNDVPTEDWQCGLCRSHKVSGVVDCVLPQEKQGVLIRHDSLGVDRHGRKYWFIARRIFIEDQEDFTCWYYSTTSKLKLLLSRLDAEELETRLHSQITERRDEIERQMKLTETLTNEHKHTKRSVIEIEQEAKNELLEKEVLDEDEKDVDAKSEEGTKKPEECKMVTRQKSNQLTNGTLYFKLGMEQGFKNYVNQYSTNPIALNKPQRNEERDKRRHLSHKFSLTTASDFKWIGITMGTTDNMITTLRQTLINFESNIAASFLNINWVVNKKIWNAAVMNARRPSEFAVVLLLFQASLKSVVFANVWHEQLGHTTLQRITSAEREERKKLEKREKRERDDEEERNRLAFNYIKYTLGLKHQVWKQKGEEYRVHGQWGWLWLSSSRRCGVRARRAQPLTHNRVYVHHTMGEENDVNEIILVDPRTQRFMQQCESSNVDGQVCHYLPDQYKNVKVIEDVREKVKGHIDVSKALNAPGRTYYSKVARKSRLDDLLDRRLKLAEVEEQMASKVPSDTKPLLVSSQNVTDNSKQTFLEKRLLRLTEVQAKGGPANVNLELVNSLAKQIQTVRLQFSQLNRFAKVFRCYTKECNTNSNAVSQITQNTCYSPLCLQKARAKKELLLLLRKAHTAGNGSKETVAAILGAVKKPSILEQKLTEGKRESSQVTVDDPEEGKPAESEAPLDLLQDWEHARAHAVPFSDSLLTECLLVDQECVTNTRIKQEGDASGGSNTTPDSNTQDSDKIDYIESMDVCSNVEIESTEDSIVTGLNSGNAEDVDMTPGWRRKRNQKSKKSYIGTKDVLDQTLDKDIPLNKQNRRFPITARPVKRECVKKYERETFENGTERVYSTSSPRGRVYLLNDAAKLYEQAVKTEDKSTISKKPSYSRYPLISNFFTHKKKRSLLVLPRFELLKLARLGGKTSTNGFHHAAKNNTIWQYQCSRPLFRTCWSYRTSNATSLSSLALQLRILWSCLRWDDMIAKPPSTDGKHQVTTDTEIVTLELLKLRHSGRYGEKTSYLRRKVVIPLEMPKTVREVTSIRSGLRKRKRAESPQPTEPQISEEWVDEDKLELWEIKFMGEKQEKARLSAVTRSVASRQLDASGSSGSNTSTNGALGVAGRVQLAPKLSEDVKEKMEQQLKLQRAVHQQRKLVATGEVTRSVTPVKGQVIGSRRVIVKNPDGTTRIIQQAVTQVSRTGGANTAAAAASPTVGGSTSTQSNPSTSTPHKVQIIRGPDGKVSVRGLNPGQQLVQMPDGKLHVLTTTTSSNSAGQGNKIKVPIKPASASSSPAISSAQTTTNPVTPMIKQIAVKHVTKNSATQSIASSSRVALPLAQIKNKLLLAQQQQQSTSSSPATSSSPVQKIVSKVVNASTSGQALQQVLVQSGSKLVLGQNAQGQKVIISTSAAQQQGTSPVQQQQLVQSQPIQQSPQQISMTQQQIVVGGQRLILSPGQTIVTQRNVPQSQALQMVQQQIQTQQQQQQHHVVQPQQQFVVQSNQIVQSSPSAQTKLVKQLVVQQQSQQTIEEKTQISTTDSNETGTQQVLVPNSTLAQQLAQGKLQVATVNGQQVIVKPLGNNQAQIVAHIKHQGDGNAHIVTSNSATAVPQANPQNSPVKQQALPPQSPQQVVVQQQQIHQQSPTNFESGVTPITQQPVLTQTVQAPAQQQALSVEESLLQNQPPGTVIKCVTAQVLQTEHGPRIVLQGLVGNDFTAQQLQLVQTQVKQQLMKAQESNGKLGVLGPTKIYLAVQPENAVQSQPPPLTPVHQSAAHQQTNNIEIDADTLATTYEANSTIKDIAINNGDDQENSKCAETENSNITTNESFAGTSSLLEGSEQKEPTNLAVFDISETDLENKQNESFVVTRGYIQKSISNALKQGNLSPELEEKLVCMQKQQENANSTNEWESCSRSSVNEEALTSSRQTDDTEWKIRTSLKRPNAMTTSSQFNRILKKNRSKNDEVAELGEQKQSQLERHKELLKKNILRKRSLLERNLQSEIHEDVKTKVQRHVRPLSNASPDEHSENERSGEPNLDFKRTEVQNPRHGAGRPKKLTRKKEKLYCICRTPYDDTKFYVGCDLCSNWFHGDCVSITEEASKKLSEFICIDCKRARETQQLYCSCRQPYDESQFYICCDKCQDWFHGRCVGILQSEAEFIDEYVCPECQRKNDANAANMKKLTPNDVEELKNLIKQMQLHKSAWPFMEPVDPKEAPDYYKVIKEPMDLKRMEIKLESNTYTKLAEFIGDMTKIFDNCRYYNPKESSFYKCAEALESYFVQKIKHFRENVFGQRT from the exons ATGAGCGGTCGCGGCAGCCGTAAACGTGGACGTCCGCCAAAGACGCCCAACGAACGCGCATCAGGACGCTTCAACTACCAGCTGCTCAAGAAGCCCAAGTATCTCAGCGAGGGAAAGTCGCAGCCCAGCACTCCGTCGGCATCCAGGGGCATTTCTCCACAGAGCGACGagggcagcaggagcagccacAATAACCACACCAATCGCAGTCGCGGGAGCGCCGCTAAGAGGGGACGAGGCCGCAAATCCGCCGTGCAACCGAACACCAGCAGCTACTCTGGGAGAAAAG GGTACGAGTCGGAGTATCACTACGGGTCAGATTTTGGGGATTCCGAAGAAGATAAATCCGATAATGAGGATGATATGCTGCTTACTCCCAGCGACGACGAGAGCCTAGAAGTAGCCAACGAGAGCGAATCAGAATTTTCCGTGTGCAGCTTTAACCAAAATGGAGTTGGTCGGCCGCCACGTCCTCCTAGCCCAGAACCTGTGTGGCTGCAGGAAGGTCGACAGTATGCAGCGCTTGATTTGCCGGACTCGTCGGAAGATCTTTTCATCGCTAATACACACGTTTTGCGCGCGCTCAGTATCTATGAAGTACTGCGACGATTTCGCCATATGGTCCGGCTTTCACCATTCCGATTTGAAGACTTGTGTGCAGCGCTGGCTTGTGAGGAGCAAAGTGCATTATTGACGGAGGTACACATAATGTTACTTAAAGCGATTCTTCGAGAAGAGGACGCGCAGGGTACACATTTTGGTCCGCTGGATCAAAAAGATACGGTTAATATAAGTCTTTACCTGATTGACTCTATAACGTGGCCGGAAGTTTTGCGAAGCTATGTGGAAAGCGATAAGACGTTTGATCGCAACGTGTTTCAGATTTTAAGCCAAACTGAATACCCGTACACGGGCATTGACAATCGGCTTGAAGTGCTCCAGTTTCTGTCAGACCAATTTTTAACCTCCAATTCTATACGAGATGTAATGCTGCAGGAGGGGCCTATTCATTATGATGACCATTGCCGCGTATGCCATCGGCTCGGTGATTTATTATGCTGCGAGACGTGCCCTGCTGTCTATCATTTGGAATGTGTGGACCCGCCAATGAATGACGTACCTACTGAGGATTGGCAGTGCGGGCTTTGCCGCTCGCATAAGGTAAGTGGCGTAGTGGACTGCGTGTTGCCACAGGAAAAACAAGGCGTGCTAATCCGGCATGATAGCCTCGGTGTTGATCGTCATGGGCGCAAATATTGGTTTATTGCACGTCGCATTTTTATCGAGGATCAGGAGGACTTTACATGCTGGTATTACAGTACGACAAGTAAGTTAAAATTGCTGCTCAGCCGACTGGACGCCGAAGAACTGGAAACTCGTCTGCATAGCCAGATTACAGAACGGAGAGACGAAATCGAGCGCCAAATGAAACTGACTGAGACCTTAACCAATGAACACAAACACACGAAGCGTAGTGTTATCGAAATCGAACAAGAGGCTAAAAATGAACTTTTGGAGAAAGAGGTCCTTGACGAGGATGAAAAAGATGTTGATGCTAAATCTGAAGAGGGAACAAAAAAACCTGAAGAATGTAAAATGGTCACGCGTCAAAAATCCAATCAGCTGACTAATGGTACTTTGTATTTCAAACTTGGTATGGAGCAAGGATTTAAAAATTATGTCAACCAGTATTCAACAAATCCGATTGCACTCAATAAGCCGCAACGAAACGAGGAGCGAGATAAGCGACGCCATCTGTCCCATAAGTTCTCGTTAACGACGGCTTCTGACTTTAAATGGATCGGTATAACCATGGGAACTACTGACAATATGATAACTACTCTGAGGCAAACATTGATAAACTTCGAATCCAATATAGCAGCttcctttttaaatattaactGGGTAGTTAACAAAAAAATTTGGAATGCTGCGGTGATGAACGCCCGTCGACCTTCTGAATTTGCGGTCGTATTGTTACTTTTTCAAGCGTCCCTTAAGAGCGTTGTTTTTGCCAACGTCTGGCATGAGCAACTCGGGCACACAACCTTGCAACGCATAACTAGTGCCGAACGAGAAGAGCGaaaaaagctggaaaagcgaGAGAAGCGCGAGCGGGATGATGAGGAAGAACGTAATCGCTTAGCATTTAACTACATAAAGTATACCCTGGGTCTCAAACATCAAGTCTGGAAGCAAAAAGGAGAAGAATACCGGGTACACGGGCAATGGGGCTGGCTTTGGCTCTCAAGCAGTCGACGCTGTGGTGTTCGTGCACGGCGAGCCCAGCCACTAACACACAATAGAGTCTACGTACATCACACCATGGGAGAGGAAAACGAcgtaaatgaaattattttagtCGACCCACGCACCCAACGGTTTATGCAACAATGTGAGTCAAGCAATGTGGATGGACAGGTGTGTCATTATTTACCGGACCaatataaaaatgtgaaaGTTATAGAAGATGTTAGGGAGAAAGTCAAAGGGCACATCGACGTCAGCAAAGCGCTTAACGCTCCAGGTCGTACTTATTATTCGAAAGTGGCTCGCAAATCTAGGTTAGATGATCTATTGGATCGCCGTTTAAAGTTGGCCGAGGTCGAGGAGCAGATGGCTTCTAAAGTTCCTTCTGACACGAAGCCGCTTCTTGTTTCTTCTCAAAATGTTACAGACAACAGCAAACAAACGTTTCTGGAGAAGCGTTTACTTCGCCTTACTGAAGTCCAAGCAAAGGGGGGTCCTGCAAACGTAAACTTGGAACTTGTTAATTCGCTGGCTAAACAAATTCAAACCGTGCGCTTACAATTTAGTCAGCTTAATCGATTTGCTAAAGTTTTTCGTTGTTACACAAAGGAGTGTAACACCAATTCAAATGCTGTATCTCAAATAACCCAAAATACTTGCTACTCTCCATTATGTCTTCAAAAAGCTCGGGCCAAAAAGGAACTTCTTTTGCTGTTGCGAAAGGCGCATACTGCCGGTAATGGCTCAAAAGAGACAGTTGCCGCTATTTTGGGCGCTGTTAAAAAGCCATCTATTCTCGAGCAGAAGCTGACGGAGGGTAAAAGAGAATCATCTCAGGTGACCGTGGATGATCCCGAAGAGGGGAAGCCAGCTGAATCCGAAGCGCCGTTGGATTTACTTCAAGATTGGGAACATGCACGAGCGCACGCCGTTCCTTTTAGCGATTCTTTATTGACCGAGTGCCTGCTGGTTGACCAGGAGTGCGTAACCAACACGAGAATTAAACAAGAGGGGGATGCCAGTGGCGGAAGCAATACAACTCCTGACTCGAACACACAAGACTCCGATAAAATAGACTATATTGAGAGTATGGACGTTTGTAGTAATGTTGAAATTGAGAGTACCGAAGACTCCATTGTTACGGGCTTAAACTCTGGGAACGCTGAAGATGTCGATATGACACCTGGATGGCGGCGAAAGCGTAACCAGAAATCGAAAAAAAGCTACATCGGCACTAAGGATGTGTTGGATCAGACGTTAGACAAGGATATACCACTTAACAAACAGAACCGCAGATTTCCCATCACTGCACGTCCGGTTAAGCGCGAATGTGTGAAAAAATACGAACGAGAGACATTTGAGAATGGAACCGAGCGGGTCTATTCGACTAGTTCACCTCGGGGTCGTGTATACCTCCTTAATGACGCAGCCAAGTTGTATGAGCAAGCTGTAAAAACTGAGGATAAGTCAACGATATCCAAAAAGCCATCATACTCTCGATACCCACTTATATCAAATTTTTTTACTCATAAAAAAAAGCGTAGCCTTTTAGTGCTACCACGATTTGAGTTACTGAAACTGGCTCGTCTAGGTGGAAAAACATCGACAAATGGTTTTCATCACGCAGCGAAAAATAACACAATTTGGCAGTATCAGTGCTCGCGTCCCCTCTTCCGAACCTGTTGGTCCTATAGAACATCTAATGCCACGTCCTTATCCAGCCTAGCACTTCAGCTACGAATATTGTGGTCGTGTCTCCGCTGGGATGACATGATAGCAAAGCCACCATCCACGGATGGGAAGCATCAGGTTACTACGGATACTGAAATTGTAACATTGGAATTGCTCAAACTTCGGCATTCAGGACGCTATGGTGAGAAAACCAGCTATTTGCGACGAAAAGTTGTTATTCCACTTGAAATGCCCAAGACTGTAAGAG AAGTAACATCCATACGATCTGGACTGCGAAAACGAAAGCGTGCTGAATCTCCTCAGCCAACCGAGCCACAAATAAGCGAGGAATGGGTCGACGAAGATAAATTGGAGCTatgggaaattaaatttatgggagaaaaacaagaaaaagcaCGCCTATCAGCTGTCACCCGATCTGTAGCATCCCGTCAATTGGACGCAAGTGGTAGTAGTGGTTCCAACACTTCAACTAATGGAGCTCTTGGCGTCGCCGGACGCGTCCAACTGGCACCTAAGTTGAGTGAAGATGTTAAAGAAAAAATGGAACAACAATTGAAATTACAGCGCGCTGTTCATCAGCAGAGAAAATTGGTTGCAACTGGCGAAGTAACCCGTTCTGTGACACCAG TTAAAGGCCAGGTTATCGGTAGCAGGCGTGTCATTGTTAAAAACCCTGATGGCACAACTCGAATTATTCAGCAAGCAGTTACGCAGGTTTCAAGAACAGGAGGAGCTAatactgcagcagcagctgcttcACCTACTGTAGGAGGCTCGACAAGCACGCAGTCAAATCCATCCACATCTACACCGCATAAAGTACAAATTATAAGGGGCCCAGATGGCAAAGTAAGCGTACGCGGGTTAAATCCTGGGCAGCAGCTGGTTCAAATGCCGGATGGTAAACTCCATGTGCTGACTACCACAACATCTTCAAATTCGGCGGGGCAAG GAAACAAAATAAAGGTTCCCATTAAGCCAGCTTCTGCTTCGTCGTCACCCGCCATCAGTTCAGCACAGACTACTACAAATCCAGTGACGCCAATGATAAAGCAAATTGCAGTTAAACATGTCACAAAAAATTCAGCGACCCAATCCATAGCATCATCCTCGCGAGTAGCATTGCCGCTTGCTCAAATTAAGAATAAGTTGTTACTggcccaacagcagcagcaatcaaCATCTTCATCACCAGCAACTTCATCATCCCCCGTGCAAAAGATAGTGTCAAAAGTGGTTAACGCTAGTACCTCTGGGCAAGCTCTACAGCAAGTACTTGTGCAGTCTGGGTCAAAACTTGTATTGGGCCAAAACGCACAAGGACAAAAGGTTATTATATCTACATCGGCGGCACAACAGCAAGGAACATCACCGgttcaacagcagcaactagTACAATCGCAACCAATTCAGCAGTCACCACAACAGATCTCCATGACACAG CAGCAGATAGTAGTTGGCGGTCAACGGCTTATCTTAAGCCCCGGTCAAACTATTGTTACTCAGAGGAATGTGCCGCAGAGTCAAGCATTGCAGATGGTTCAGCAGCAGATTCAAacccagcaacagcagcagcaacatcatgtCGTCCAGCCTCAGCAACAATTTGTGGTTCAATCAAACCAAATTGTACAATCTTCGCCAAGTGCACAAACCAAACTGGTTAAACAGCTTGTGGTTCAACAACAATCGCAGCAAACCATtgaagaaaaaacacaaatcagCACGACTGATAGCAATGAAACTGGCACACAACAAGTCTTGGTTCCAAATTCAACTTTAGCCCAGCAGTTAGCACAGGGCAAATTGCAGGTGGCAACAGTGAATGGGCAACAAGTAATCGTAAAACCGTTGGGAAATAATCAGGCTCAAATCGTGGCACATATTAAACACCAAGGTGATGGGAACGCTCACATCGTTACAAGTAATTCAGCCACTGCAGTACCTCAAGCTAACCCACAGAACTCACCAGTCAAGCAACAGGCTCTCCCACCACAAAGTCCACAACAAGTCGttgtgcagcagcaacagataCATCAACAGTCACCTACAAACTTCGAAAGTGGCGTTACCCCAATAACTCAACAGCCGGTTCTCACCCAGACTGTCCAGGCCCCAGCCCAACAGCAAGCCTTGAGTGTTGAGGAAAGTCTTCTGCAGAATCAGCCGCCTGGAACAGTAATTAAATGTGTCACCGCTCAAGTATTGCAAACCGAGCATGGTCCACGTATAGTATTGCAAGGCCTGGTGGGCAACGATTTCACTGCACAACAACTGCAATTGGTGCAAACGCAGGTGAAGCAGCAACTAATGAAGG CTCAAGAGTCAAATGGCAAACTTGGTGTTCTAGGCCCAACAAAAATATACTTGGCGGTACAGCCGGAAAATGCAGTTCAATCACAGCCACCTCCTCTAACACCTGTTCACCAATCGGCTGCGCATCAGCAA ACCAACAACATCGAAATCGACGCCGATACGCTAGCAACAACTTACGAAGCCAATTCAACTATTAAAGATATAGCCATTAATAATGGCGATGATCAGGAAAACAGTAAATGTGCAGAAACAGAAAATTCTAATATTACAACTAATGAGTCCTTTGCCGGTACATCTTCCCTATTAGAGGGTTCAGAGCAAAAGGAACCAACTAATCTTGCCGTCTTCGATATATCAGAAACAGACttagaaaataaacaaaacgaaagCTTCGTTGTTACCAGAGGATACATACAGAAGT CTATTTCAAATGCTTTGAAACAAGGTAATTTAAGTCCGGAACTTGAAGAAAAACTTGTTTGTATGCAGAAGCAACAAGAAAATGCGAATTCGACGAATGAGTGGGAATCATGCTCAAGGAGCAGTGTGAATGAGGAAGCACTTACTTCAAGTCGCCAAACCGATGACACTGAATGGAAAATTCGTACTTCCTTAAAACGCCCAAATGCTATGACAACAAGCAGCCAATTTAAtcgaattttaaaaaaaaatcggaGCAAGAATGACGAAGTCGCTGAACTTGGAGAACAAAAGCAATCCCAGTTGGAACGTCATAAAGAATtgcttaaaaaaaatattttgcgcAAGCGTTCCTTATTAGAGCGCAATTTACAAAGCGAAATACACGAAGATGTAAAAACTAAAGTCCAAAGACATGTACGCCCCTTAAGTAACGCTTCACCGGACGAACATAGCGAAAATGAAAGAAGTGGCGAACCAAATTTAGATTTTAAACG GACAGAGGTGCAGAACCCCAGACATGGCGCCGGCCGACCAAAAAAGTTGAcaagaaaaaaggaaaagttgTATTGCATTTGCCGTACTCCATATGATGACACAAA GTTTTACGTGGGGTGCGACTTGTGCAGCAATTGGTTCCATGGGGATTGCGTCAGTATTACCGAGGAAGCTTCTAAAAAACTATCGGAGTTCATTTGCATTGATTGCAAGAGGGCGAGAGAAACGCAACAGCTTTACTGTAGCTGTCGTCAACCATACGACGAGTCACAATTTTATATATGCTGTGATAAATGCCAGGATTGGTTTCATGGCCGTTGCGTTGGAATACTTCAGAGCGAAGCAGAGTTTATTGATGAATATGTTTGCCCTGAATGCCAACGCAAAAACGATGCTAACGctgcaaatatgaaaaaactGACTCCAAATGACGTTGAAGAGCTGAAAAACTTAATTAAGCAGATGCAG TTACACAAAAGTGCTTGGCCATTTATGGAACCGGTTGATCCGAAGGAAGCACCCGATTATTACAAAGTGATTAAAGAGCCAATGG ATCTCAAACGGATGGAAATTAAACTCGAATCAAACACCTATACGAAACTAGCTGAGTTCATAGGCGATATGACAAAAATTTTTGACAACTGCCGTTACTATAACCCAAAAGAATCATCCTTTTATAAGTGTGCTGAAGCACTAGAGTCATACTTTgtgcaaaaaattaaacattttcgcGAAAATGTTTTTGGCCAAAGGACATAA